From Geomonas agri, one genomic window encodes:
- the fusA gene encoding elongation factor G gives MGRYETAKLRNLGIVAHGGAGKTSLAEAILFDTGMIDRLGRVDDGSSTMDFEPEEIKRRISITSSLDHCEWKGHSIHIVDTPGYGNFIADTRACMRTLDCAVVILSAISGVKVQTEEVWQWANEFEIPRIAFVNKMDRERASFLRAIDDMEKALGARGVAVQMPLGAEENFEGVIDLVRMKAYRYQKDLSGKFTEGEIPAEHLDEAKRLREMMVETVAEAYDALTEKFLDTGELSEEEILDGIRVGTMRSTFTAVFCGSAAMNIGVAQLLDGICDFLPSPLDRTKAVGIDPKTEQIIERAPSESEPFSALVFKTTSDPYTGKITIFRVYSGVLNSDSLVYNSAKGVQERIGQIFELEGKKQHPIKQAVAGDIVAVAKLKETVTGDTLCDEAKPIVYEPAQSLQPVISYAIEPKTKNDEDKIHGALQRMIEEDPTIESHRDPQTREFIISGMGQVHLEVVVEKLKRKFGVDVVLKTPKVPYLETIRGSAKVQGKYKKQSGGRGQYGDCWIELSPMPRGEGYKFEDKIVGGVIPRQYIPAVDKGIQEAAKEGFLAGNPVVDFKVALFDGSFHTVDSSEMAFKVAGSMAFKKAMEQCKPVLLEPIVNMKITVPDENMGDVIGDLNSRRGKVVGVEPKANSQIIRSVVPMSEVLTYSNDLRSMTSDRGMFTSEFSHYEEVPSHLAQKIIAEAQDQKGNNHKSA, from the coding sequence ATGGGAAGGTATGAAACGGCAAAACTGCGTAACCTCGGTATTGTAGCTCACGGCGGTGCCGGCAAGACCTCGCTGGCTGAAGCGATCCTGTTCGATACGGGCATGATCGACCGGCTGGGGAGGGTCGACGACGGCAGTTCCACCATGGATTTCGAGCCCGAAGAGATCAAGCGTCGCATCTCGATCACCTCTTCCCTGGACCACTGCGAGTGGAAAGGGCACTCCATCCACATAGTCGACACCCCGGGCTATGGCAACTTCATTGCCGACACCCGCGCCTGCATGAGGACGCTTGACTGCGCGGTCGTGATCCTCTCCGCCATCTCCGGCGTCAAGGTCCAGACCGAGGAAGTCTGGCAGTGGGCCAACGAGTTCGAGATCCCGCGCATCGCTTTCGTTAACAAGATGGACCGCGAGCGGGCCAGCTTCCTGCGCGCCATCGACGACATGGAGAAGGCGCTGGGCGCCAGGGGGGTCGCGGTACAGATGCCCCTGGGGGCCGAGGAGAACTTCGAGGGGGTCATCGACCTGGTGCGCATGAAGGCGTACCGCTACCAGAAGGACCTCTCCGGCAAGTTTACCGAGGGGGAGATTCCGGCCGAACACCTTGACGAGGCGAAACGCCTCAGGGAGATGATGGTCGAGACGGTCGCCGAGGCGTACGACGCTCTGACTGAAAAGTTCCTCGACACTGGTGAACTCTCCGAAGAGGAGATCCTTGACGGCATCAGGGTTGGCACCATGCGCAGCACCTTTACCGCGGTCTTCTGCGGGTCGGCTGCCATGAACATCGGCGTGGCGCAGCTTCTGGATGGCATCTGCGATTTTCTCCCTTCGCCGCTGGATCGCACCAAGGCGGTCGGGATCGATCCCAAGACCGAGCAGATCATCGAGCGCGCCCCCTCCGAGAGCGAGCCGTTCTCTGCGCTGGTCTTCAAGACCACCTCGGACCCCTACACCGGCAAGATAACCATCTTCCGTGTCTACTCGGGCGTGCTCAACTCGGACTCGCTGGTTTACAACTCGGCCAAGGGGGTCCAGGAGCGCATCGGCCAGATCTTTGAGCTGGAAGGGAAGAAACAGCACCCGATCAAGCAGGCAGTGGCCGGCGACATCGTCGCCGTCGCCAAGCTCAAGGAAACGGTCACCGGCGACACGCTCTGCGACGAGGCGAAGCCAATCGTCTACGAACCGGCCCAGTCGCTGCAGCCGGTGATCTCCTACGCGATCGAGCCCAAGACCAAGAACGACGAGGACAAGATCCACGGCGCCCTGCAGCGCATGATCGAGGAAGACCCGACCATCGAGAGCCACCGCGACCCGCAGACCCGCGAGTTCATCATCTCCGGCATGGGTCAGGTGCACCTTGAAGTTGTGGTCGAGAAGTTGAAGCGCAAGTTCGGCGTTGACGTCGTCCTGAAGACCCCGAAGGTGCCGTATCTCGAAACCATCCGCGGCTCGGCGAAGGTGCAGGGAAAATACAAGAAGCAGTCAGGCGGGCGCGGCCAGTACGGCGACTGCTGGATCGAACTCTCTCCGATGCCGCGCGGCGAGGGGTACAAGTTCGAGGACAAGATCGTGGGGGGCGTCATCCCGCGCCAGTACATCCCGGCGGTCGACAAGGGGATCCAGGAGGCGGCCAAGGAAGGATTCCTGGCCGGCAACCCGGTAGTCGATTTCAAGGTCGCGCTCTTCGACGGCTCCTTCCATACCGTTGACTCCTCGGAGATGGCCTTTAAGGTCGCCGGTTCCATGGCCTTCAAGAAGGCGATGGAACAGTGCAAGCCGGTCCTTTTGGAGCCGATCGTCAACATGAAAATCACCGTACCCGACGAGAACATGGGCGACGTGATCGGCGATCTCAACTCCAGGCGTGGCAAGGTAGTCGGCGTCGAGCCCAAGGCGAACTCGCAGATCATCAGGAGCGTGGTGCCGATGTCGGAGGTGCTGACCTATTCCAATGACTTGCGCTCCATGACCAGCGACCGCGGCATGTTTACCTCGGAATTCTCCCACTACGAGGAGGTCCCGAGTCACCTGGCCCAGAAGATCATTGCCGAGGCGCAGGACCAAAAAGGCAATAACCACAAGAGTGCTTAA
- a CDS encoding SPOR domain-containing protein yields MAKQFTPDEDETVDHKKSSQQRLLLLLLLLIALFAYLYFFTGLIKPREEAPAPPPPAPAPAVVKKPLPPRSPVAEAPTSAKATAGKPTTEAAGKPGEPAKAGEAKPAPAAKPGTPVAPPATPAAPAAKPGAPAAKPGAPAAKPEAPAAKPGAPAAKPGAPAAKPGAPAAKPGQPAAAPAAAAKEAKPAATKEAKPAAGKESKPAAKEAKAAAAGKEAKSAKEAKEAKPTKPVAKAAAKAKAKGVFSLELDSEVAESEVASVTAKLKKAGVAPVVTTKTHKGEPMHRLFLADFANHDEAAEELARLKGVAPNAFMLKEGGRYAVYAGSFMREGKAAVEQDRLYDKGVRLVLKKANIPVTVVKVRAGSFADPTSAEKAAAHLKKTGLTAKVVKAGK; encoded by the coding sequence ATGGCGAAGCAATTTACACCCGATGAAGATGAAACCGTAGACCACAAGAAGAGCTCGCAACAGCGACTCCTTTTGCTTCTGCTGCTGCTCATCGCCCTTTTTGCTTACCTTTACTTCTTTACTGGGCTGATCAAGCCGCGCGAAGAGGCGCCCGCGCCCCCTCCGCCCGCACCCGCGCCGGCTGTGGTGAAGAAGCCGCTGCCGCCACGTTCCCCCGTCGCCGAGGCACCGACCTCCGCCAAGGCTACGGCCGGCAAGCCGACTACTGAAGCTGCGGGTAAGCCGGGTGAACCCGCCAAAGCTGGCGAGGCCAAACCCGCTCCTGCCGCTAAGCCGGGGACGCCTGTTGCGCCTCCTGCAACCCCCGCGGCGCCTGCTGCCAAACCCGGTGCACCTGCTGCGAAACCCGGGGCGCCGGCTGCAAAACCTGAGGCACCTGCGGCCAAGCCTGGTGCGCCTGCAGCGAAACCTGGTGCGCCTGCAGCGAAACCTGGGGCGCCTGCAGCGAAGCCAGGCCAGCCTGCGGCAGCTCCCGCTGCGGCAGCAAAGGAGGCCAAACCCGCAGCAACGAAAGAAGCCAAGCCTGCCGCCGGGAAGGAGTCCAAACCGGCCGCCAAGGAAGCCAAAGCCGCGGCAGCGGGCAAGGAGGCCAAGTCTGCCAAGGAGGCCAAAGAAGCCAAGCCGACTAAGCCCGTTGCCAAAGCCGCTGCCAAGGCCAAGGCAAAAGGCGTTTTCTCCCTCGAGCTCGACAGCGAGGTCGCGGAGAGTGAGGTCGCCTCGGTCACTGCCAAGCTCAAAAAGGCTGGCGTCGCGCCGGTAGTCACCACCAAGACCCACAAAGGCGAGCCAATGCACCGCTTGTTCCTGGCCGACTTCGCCAACCACGACGAGGCCGCCGAAGAACTGGCGCGCCTCAAGGGCGTTGCTCCCAATGCCTTCATGCTCAAGGAAGGTGGACGCTACGCGGTCTACGCTGGTTCCTTCATGAGGGAAGGGAAGGCAGCCGTGGAACAGGACCGCCTCTACGACAAGGGGGTTCGCCTGGTGCTCAAGAAGGCCAATATCCCGGTGACGGTGGTCAAAGTCCGTGCCGGCAGCTTCGCCGATCCGACCAGCGCCGAGAAGGCGGCGGCGCACCTTAAGAAGACCGGCCTTACAGCCAAGGTCGTCAAGGCAGGGAAATAG
- a CDS encoding GTP-binding protein — protein MALVNQAKREINAKIVFFGPGQAGKGTSLRHVFNKLKPEFRGALKVMSVQGARMLFFDFTPPGDGNVDGYRVRFHLYTVSGPLVDPAAWKMVLKGADGVVFVADSAPQRSAENQAGLGQLVEYLKGYGQSLTSIPTILQYNKSDLADAASQAELEQQLNPSRLASFKTSSQTGEGVLQGLMALVKSILTGLRAKGTAAIASGEGLQQMMEPLAAAAPVSRPVAEEPSAASAPAQSAAAVPPPAAPAAPVVSAPEALEEARLSLEIAGDPVATGDVVRVPLTIRSGDLEKTVVLTLSLGLSEE, from the coding sequence ATGGCTCTGGTGAACCAGGCAAAGCGTGAAATCAACGCGAAAATAGTCTTTTTCGGCCCCGGTCAGGCAGGTAAGGGCACCAGCCTCAGGCACGTCTTCAATAAGCTCAAGCCCGAATTCCGCGGTGCGTTGAAGGTGATGAGCGTGCAGGGCGCCCGCATGTTGTTCTTCGACTTCACCCCGCCCGGTGACGGCAACGTCGACGGCTACCGGGTTCGTTTCCATCTCTACACCGTCTCCGGGCCGCTAGTGGACCCGGCGGCCTGGAAGATGGTGCTGAAGGGCGCCGACGGGGTAGTGTTCGTGGCGGACTCGGCTCCGCAGCGGTCGGCCGAAAACCAGGCCGGGCTGGGCCAACTGGTCGAATACCTGAAGGGGTATGGGCAGAGCCTGACCTCCATACCGACCATCCTGCAGTACAACAAGAGCGATCTCGCCGACGCAGCTTCGCAGGCCGAGTTGGAGCAGCAGCTGAACCCGTCGCGGCTGGCCAGCTTCAAGACCAGCAGCCAGACGGGTGAGGGCGTGCTGCAGGGGCTCATGGCGCTGGTGAAAAGCATTCTGACCGGGTTGCGCGCCAAGGGGACCGCCGCCATTGCCAGCGGCGAAGGGCTGCAACAGATGATGGAACCGCTGGCTGCCGCTGCGCCTGTGTCGCGGCCCGTCGCGGAGGAACCTTCCGCTGCATCCGCACCCGCTCAATCCGCCGCTGCCGTGCCGCCTCCGGCCGCGCCTGCGGCACCGGTAGTATCAGCACCGGAGGCGCTGGAGGAAGCACGGCTGTCTCTGGAGATAGCAGGTGATCCCGTGGCCACGGGCGACGTGGTTCGCGTTCCGTTGACCATCCGTAGCGGCGACCTGGAAAAGACCGTGGTGCTGACCCTGTCGCTCGGCCTTTCCGAGGAGTAG
- a CDS encoding MgtC/SapB family protein: MGPDFDIYLLCRLLLASFLGGLIGLEREIHGRPAGFRTHLLVSLGSCLFTISSIEIYRIFGNFAGGPVGVDPGRVAAQVVAGIGFLGAGAIIRERASIRGLTTAACLWVAAALGIACGIGLFWLAISVTLVALVNLLLLKEVEKRLSRDTYVLVKVWGEDRSDFVTRVYETLSSAGIERVDAKLQKDIEHGVIFLEFQVKQPKKSSSADLMARLSVVEGVKRIGID; this comes from the coding sequence TTGGGTCCCGACTTCGACATCTACCTGCTGTGCCGATTGCTGCTCGCCTCGTTCCTGGGGGGGCTGATCGGCCTGGAGCGTGAGATCCACGGCCGTCCCGCCGGGTTCCGGACCCACCTCTTGGTCTCGCTCGGCTCGTGTCTATTTACGATCTCGTCCATCGAGATCTACCGTATCTTCGGCAACTTCGCCGGCGGTCCGGTCGGGGTCGACCCGGGCCGTGTCGCCGCTCAGGTGGTCGCTGGTATCGGTTTCCTGGGTGCGGGCGCCATCATCAGGGAGCGCGCCTCGATCCGCGGGCTCACCACCGCCGCTTGCCTTTGGGTCGCCGCGGCACTGGGTATCGCCTGCGGCATCGGGCTTTTCTGGCTCGCGATCTCCGTCACGCTGGTGGCCCTGGTGAACCTCCTGTTACTCAAGGAGGTGGAGAAGAGACTCTCCCGCGACACCTACGTGCTGGTCAAGGTTTGGGGCGAAGACCGGTCCGACTTCGTCACCCGTGTCTACGAAACCCTCAGCTCTGCCGGTATCGAGCGGGTCGACGCTAAGTTGCAGAAGGACATCGAGCACGGCGTGATATTTCTCGAGTTCCAGGTCAAGCAGCCCAAGAAGTCCAGCTCCGCGGACCTCATGGCGCGTCTGAGCGTAGTGGAGGGTGTCAAGAGGATCGGAATCGACTGA
- the rbr gene encoding rubrerythrin, which yields MAELKGSKTEKNLQDAFAGESMARNKYTYYAAVAKKEGYEQIAALFLETAENEKEHAKLHFKALSGLGDTITNLKAAAAGEYAEWVDMYPRMAKEAREEGFTAIAAMFDGIAAIEKAHQERYKALLASVEEGTVFKDEAPTSWKCRNCGHIHEGTDAPDMCPVCHHPKAHFERLAENY from the coding sequence ATGGCGGAACTGAAAGGAAGCAAGACAGAGAAGAACCTGCAGGACGCGTTCGCCGGCGAGTCGATGGCGCGCAACAAGTACACCTACTACGCGGCGGTGGCCAAGAAGGAAGGGTACGAGCAGATCGCGGCACTGTTTCTCGAAACGGCTGAGAACGAGAAGGAGCATGCCAAGCTGCACTTCAAAGCCCTCTCCGGGCTCGGCGACACCATCACCAACCTGAAAGCCGCTGCGGCTGGCGAGTACGCCGAGTGGGTCGACATGTACCCGCGCATGGCCAAGGAGGCCCGCGAAGAGGGCTTCACCGCTATCGCCGCCATGTTTGACGGCATTGCCGCCATCGAGAAGGCACACCAGGAGCGCTACAAGGCCCTGCTGGCGTCGGTAGAAGAGGGGACCGTCTTCAAGGATGAGGCTCCCACTAGCTGGAAGTGCCGTAATTGCGGCCACATCCACGAGGGAACCGATGCACCCGATATGTGCCCGGTCTGCCATCACCCCAAGGCGCACTTCGAGCGTCTGGCCGAAAATTACTAA
- a CDS encoding cytidylate kinase family protein: MAIITISREMGTGAYAIAKELAKKLKYTLVDRVKIEELAPAYGLTPEILERVDEKPPSYRTAEDRLQAAHLATMELILLDCAKKGNVILYGRGAQDLIKVLTTVLRVRFIAPFEDRVEKFAEREWIDPDLARELIRRSDHQLGGFIHFYFDRDWNDPLAYDLLFNTKSSTPHAMIEAIIAASKDPRLKEGEEESMALLEDLIVAKRVEAELLKSSLARALKFCISCEDGIVTLAGHVQTEEEIEEAIELARSVEGVTDVESDLDVLSYKPVKD; this comes from the coding sequence ATGGCAATCATCACAATTTCCAGGGAGATGGGGACCGGCGCCTACGCCATTGCCAAGGAACTGGCAAAGAAGCTCAAGTACACCCTCGTTGACCGCGTAAAGATCGAGGAATTGGCCCCCGCCTACGGCCTGACCCCCGAGATCCTGGAAAGGGTGGACGAGAAGCCGCCGTCCTATCGCACCGCCGAAGACCGCCTCCAAGCTGCGCATCTTGCTACTATGGAGCTCATCCTGCTGGACTGCGCCAAGAAGGGTAACGTGATCCTCTACGGCAGAGGGGCACAGGATCTCATCAAGGTGCTGACCACCGTGCTCAGGGTCCGCTTCATAGCGCCTTTTGAAGACCGGGTGGAAAAGTTTGCCGAAAGGGAGTGGATCGATCCGGACCTGGCCCGCGAGCTGATCAGGAGGAGCGACCACCAGTTGGGCGGCTTTATCCATTTCTACTTCGATCGTGACTGGAATGACCCGCTGGCCTATGACCTGCTTTTCAACACCAAGTCTTCCACCCCGCACGCCATGATCGAAGCTATCATCGCCGCCTCCAAGGATCCCCGTCTCAAGGAAGGGGAGGAGGAGTCCATGGCACTGCTCGAAGACCTGATCGTGGCCAAGAGGGTCGAGGCCGAGCTGCTCAAGTCGTCGCTGGCACGGGCCCTGAAATTCTGCATCAGCTGCGAGGACGGCATCGTCACCCTGGCCGGTCACGTCCAGACCGAGGAGGAGATCGAGGAAGCCATCGAACTGGCCAGGTCCGTGGAGGGCGTCACCGACGTCGAAAGCGATCTGGATGTACTGAGCTACAAGCCGGTGAAGGATTAA
- a CDS encoding PHP domain-containing protein, producing MRELVDLHLHSTFSDGVRTPSELVAMAKGLGLKAIALADHDTVDGIDEALAAGAAAGVEVLPALEFSVAYSSFKDVHLLGYLLDHHDAQLQSILKEFRDRREARGEAIVGRINEKLATEGRAPISSAEAAALAGGALGRPHIAQVLMSKGYVRDMQDAFVRYLLPCDVPKRYFPMEEALATVQKLGGVAVLAHPTTITNDRDTLTRIIDELCAMGLAGVEAFNNVCNEQESAFLVSTAEKKGLIWTGGSDYHGIEEGINMGTGKGSMAIPYTCVEALKRAQSQRG from the coding sequence ATGAGAGAACTGGTAGACCTGCATTTACATTCCACCTTTTCCGACGGGGTGCGTACCCCCAGCGAGCTGGTGGCCATGGCCAAAGGACTCGGACTCAAGGCGATCGCGCTGGCGGACCATGATACCGTGGACGGCATCGACGAGGCACTCGCGGCAGGCGCTGCCGCCGGTGTGGAGGTGCTGCCTGCCCTCGAGTTCTCCGTCGCCTACAGCTCGTTCAAGGACGTCCACCTGCTCGGCTACCTCCTCGATCACCACGATGCGCAATTACAGTCCATTCTTAAGGAATTCAGGGATCGCAGGGAAGCACGCGGCGAGGCGATCGTGGGGCGCATCAACGAGAAGCTGGCAACGGAAGGGAGAGCACCCATTTCCAGCGCCGAAGCAGCCGCACTGGCGGGAGGGGCACTGGGACGCCCCCACATCGCGCAGGTACTGATGAGCAAGGGATACGTAAGGGATATGCAGGACGCCTTCGTGCGCTACCTGCTCCCGTGCGATGTCCCCAAACGCTATTTCCCGATGGAAGAGGCGCTGGCGACAGTGCAGAAGCTCGGCGGGGTAGCGGTGCTGGCCCACCCCACCACCATAACCAACGACCGCGACACGCTGACCCGCATCATCGACGAGCTCTGCGCCATGGGGCTTGCCGGGGTGGAGGCTTTCAACAACGTCTGCAACGAACAGGAAAGCGCCTTCCTGGTATCTACCGCGGAGAAAAAGGGGCTGATCTGGACCGGCGGTTCCGATTACCACGGCATCGAGGAAGGGATCAACATGGGTACCGGCAAGGGGAGCATGGCCATACCCTATACCTGCGTCGAGGCGCTGAAGCGGGCCCAAAGCCAGAGAGGCTAA
- a CDS encoding endonuclease III domain-containing protein, producing the protein MRDDQIHQAITILTEAVKAWVSPAVTIVATQGKDPFKVLVSCILSLRTRDQVTADASARLFALADSPEKMIHLDVPRIEAAIYPVGFYRVKAEQILEISRSLCELYRGAVPDELETLLKFKGVGRKTANLVLTLGFGKPGICVDIHVHRISNRWGYVKTRTPEQTEFALREKLPAEYWIIINDLLVTFGQNQCTPLSPRCSTCPLYDLCDRVSVTKSR; encoded by the coding sequence ATGAGGGACGACCAGATCCACCAGGCGATAACGATCCTCACCGAGGCGGTCAAGGCCTGGGTGAGCCCCGCGGTGACCATCGTCGCCACGCAGGGGAAGGATCCTTTCAAGGTGCTGGTCTCCTGCATCCTATCGCTGCGGACCCGCGACCAAGTCACCGCCGACGCTTCGGCCCGGCTTTTCGCCCTGGCGGATTCCCCTGAAAAGATGATCCACCTTGATGTGCCGCGGATCGAGGCGGCCATCTACCCGGTCGGCTTCTACCGCGTCAAGGCTGAGCAGATTCTCGAGATATCGCGCTCGTTGTGCGAACTGTACCGGGGAGCGGTCCCGGATGAGCTGGAGACGCTGCTGAAATTCAAGGGGGTTGGGAGGAAGACCGCTAACCTGGTGCTCACCCTCGGTTTCGGCAAGCCCGGTATCTGCGTCGACATCCACGTGCACCGGATCTCCAACCGATGGGGCTACGTCAAGACCCGCACCCCGGAACAGACGGAATTCGCACTGAGAGAGAAACTGCCGGCGGAGTACTGGATCATAATCAACGATCTTCTGGTGACTTTCGGGCAGAACCAGTGCACGCCACTTTCACCGAGGTGCTCGACCTGTCCGTTGTACGATCTGTGCGACAGGGTGTCTGTTACCAAATCAAGATAA
- a CDS encoding NAD(P)-dependent oxidoreductase — MLKKIGFVGLGTVGVHMAANLAKSDYQLTVFDQDANAMAELAKLGVKVGESPMATAKGQDLVIVIVPESKYLVFGENGVLEGIDPGTILVDMGTHCLETIERMAEEAKARRVMFLEAPVWGSKEHAANGLLTILAGGDEALLGRCREPFSYFGLNIIHIGKIGDATRMKLIVNLLQAEMMQSLSEGLVFGEKMGFKPDKILEVLDSGGVASPLFHSKGRSIARGDFSRNLALKYVDSQMRRVLEMADKLGLDLPAAKTVSQIYDQAVKDGRGEEDFSAIVKLLRK, encoded by the coding sequence ATGCTTAAGAAGATAGGTTTCGTCGGTCTGGGCACCGTCGGCGTTCACATGGCAGCTAACCTTGCCAAGTCGGACTACCAATTAACGGTGTTTGACCAAGACGCAAATGCGATGGCTGAACTTGCCAAGCTGGGCGTGAAAGTCGGCGAATCGCCGATGGCCACCGCCAAAGGGCAGGATCTGGTTATCGTAATCGTGCCGGAGAGCAAGTACCTGGTCTTTGGCGAGAACGGCGTCCTGGAAGGGATCGACCCCGGCACCATTCTGGTCGACATGGGCACCCACTGCCTGGAGACCATTGAGCGCATGGCCGAGGAAGCGAAGGCGCGCCGGGTCATGTTCCTCGAGGCGCCGGTCTGGGGGAGCAAAGAGCACGCGGCCAACGGGTTGCTCACCATCCTCGCCGGTGGCGACGAAGCCCTTTTGGGTCGTTGCCGTGAGCCGTTCTCCTATTTCGGCCTCAATATCATCCATATCGGCAAGATCGGCGACGCCACCCGCATGAAACTGATCGTGAACCTGCTGCAGGCAGAGATGATGCAGTCCCTTTCCGAGGGGCTGGTCTTCGGCGAGAAGATGGGCTTCAAACCTGACAAGATTCTCGAGGTGCTCGATTCCGGCGGGGTTGCCTCGCCGCTGTTCCACTCCAAGGGGCGCTCCATCGCGCGCGGCGACTTCAGCCGTAACCTGGCGCTCAAGTACGTCGACTCGCAGATGCGTCGCGTACTGGAGATGGCCGATAAACTGGGACTCGATCTCCCCGCCGCGAAGACCGTCTCCCAGATCTACGATCAGGCCGTCAAGGATGGTCGCGGCGAAGAGGATTTCTCCGCCATCGTAAAGCTGCTGCGCAAGTAG
- the ftsH gene encoding ATP-dependent zinc metalloprotease FtsH, with amino-acid sequence MGNTRNKKLLFLGLSLSFLALVGYGLYSWQQSHADTSRQISYTTFIQKVSAGNIAKVRIVGDEITAHAKNGEKFNLFLPAGAYLGDLLIAKKVDFSSTPPSGGPNWFEIGFLVAVGIFLFVILRRFTGMGRSRARVVDYSESTTRFSDVAGAEEAKAELLDTVEFLKDPEKFSTLGGKMPTGVLLVGPPGTGKTLIARAVAGEADVPFFSISGSEFVEMYVGVGASRVRDLFAQAKKAAPCIVFIDEIDAVGRKRDAAAGGGASDERDQTLNQLLVEMDGFEVNSGIVVLAATNRPEILDAALLRSGRFDRQVTVGSPDIRGREAILKVHAKNVPLHDAVDLLVIARGTPGFSGADLANVVNEAAILAARSNKGVVEMIDFDLAKDKVLMGAEKKSMVLSDKLKLSTAYHEAGHVLVAKLTPDADPVHKVTIIPRGRAMGVTVQIPEDDIYCYTKEMLVAHLKVLMGGRAAEELIYSTTTTGAGNDLARATDTARRMVSEWGMSRAFGPVAFGHNENTDNGGKKGFSDVTAREMDNEIRSIVSGCYQGVVTLLQENMDALERLTRELVVKETLDAGEIDSILGFGDDNSSDPVSAAA; translated from the coding sequence ATGGGGAACACTAGAAACAAGAAGCTTCTGTTTTTGGGTCTGTCTTTGAGCTTTTTGGCCCTGGTCGGTTATGGCCTCTATTCCTGGCAGCAATCACACGCGGATACTAGCAGGCAAATCAGCTACACCACCTTCATTCAGAAAGTATCGGCCGGCAATATAGCCAAGGTGAGGATCGTCGGCGACGAGATCACCGCCCACGCTAAAAACGGCGAGAAGTTCAACCTCTTTCTCCCGGCAGGCGCCTACCTCGGCGATCTGCTCATCGCCAAGAAGGTCGATTTCTCCTCGACACCTCCGTCCGGCGGGCCTAACTGGTTCGAGATTGGTTTCCTGGTTGCAGTCGGCATATTCCTGTTTGTCATCCTGAGACGTTTCACCGGCATGGGGAGAAGCCGTGCCCGCGTGGTCGACTACTCAGAATCGACCACCCGTTTCAGTGACGTGGCCGGCGCCGAGGAGGCCAAGGCGGAACTGCTGGACACGGTCGAGTTTCTCAAGGATCCCGAGAAGTTCTCCACACTGGGTGGCAAGATGCCCACCGGCGTGCTCCTCGTAGGCCCTCCGGGCACCGGCAAGACCTTGATCGCACGTGCGGTCGCGGGGGAGGCGGACGTTCCTTTCTTCTCCATATCCGGTTCGGAATTCGTCGAGATGTATGTCGGCGTGGGCGCGTCGCGGGTCAGGGACCTGTTCGCGCAGGCCAAGAAGGCGGCGCCCTGCATCGTGTTCATCGACGAGATCGATGCGGTCGGCCGCAAGCGTGACGCAGCCGCCGGCGGCGGCGCCAGCGACGAACGCGACCAGACCCTGAACCAGTTGCTAGTTGAGATGGACGGCTTCGAGGTGAACTCCGGCATCGTGGTGCTGGCCGCCACCAACCGCCCAGAGATCCTCGACGCGGCGCTGCTGCGCTCCGGGCGCTTCGACCGTCAGGTCACCGTGGGCTCCCCCGACATCAGGGGACGTGAGGCAATCCTCAAGGTGCACGCGAAGAACGTCCCGCTGCACGATGCAGTCGACCTGTTGGTCATCGCGCGCGGCACGCCCGGTTTCTCCGGCGCCGATTTGGCCAACGTGGTCAACGAGGCCGCCATACTCGCCGCGCGCTCCAACAAGGGTGTGGTCGAGATGATCGACTTCGACCTGGCCAAGGACAAGGTGCTCATGGGCGCCGAGAAGAAGTCCATGGTCCTCTCCGACAAACTAAAGCTTTCCACCGCGTATCACGAGGCGGGCCACGTTCTGGTGGCGAAACTTACTCCGGACGCCGACCCGGTACACAAGGTGACCATCATCCCCAGGGGACGGGCAATGGGGGTTACCGTGCAGATCCCCGAAGACGACATCTACTGCTACACCAAGGAGATGCTGGTCGCCCACCTCAAGGTGCTCATGGGTGGGCGTGCTGCCGAGGAGCTTATTTACAGCACCACCACCACGGGGGCTGGCAACGACCTTGCCCGTGCCACCGACACCGCGCGCAGGATGGTCAGCGAGTGGGGCATGTCGCGTGCCTTTGGCCCGGTGGCCTTCGGACACAACGAGAACACCGATAACGGCGGGAAGAAAGGCTTCAGCGATGTCACCGCGCGCGAGATGGACAACGAGATCCGCTCCATCGTCAGCGGCTGCTACCAGGGCGTCGTGACCCTGTTGCAGGAAAACATGGACGCTCTCGAGCGGCTGACCCGGGAACTGGTTGTCAAGGAAACTCTCGACGCCGGCGAGATAGACAGCATCCTGGGGTTCGGGGACGATAACAGCAGCGATCCGGTATCCGCGGCAGCGTAA